CTAGTCCTGTTTGTTGATTATAGGTGCCATTCTCAAAATAAAAAAGATCGCCTTCTACTTTTTCTAGGCTAAGCTTCCTATCTAAAGCGGTTGCCAAGGCGTCTATTTTTAAATTAGATGGAAGGATGGTTTCCGTAATAACTTCCTTTTTTAAAAGCTCAGTTTTTCTGAAAATCAAAGTAATCCCGCTAATGGCATAAACCGCCATGATACCAGATAAAAAATACCCAAGATATCTATGAATTGCTCTTACTTGAAAGGAAAATGGAGTTTTTTTCGTGGCCATATTCAATACTTAATTTATGTTTTACATGAAATAGGAGTTTAAACGACAAGGTTCTTTACCTACTTTTTTAAAATTTGAAGGCAAAAATACATCATAATTATTGTTTTTAATCAATCTAAATAAAAATAATTTAAATAATTTATGAATGGCTATTCCTCAGCTAGAAAATAGCTTCTAGCGATTTTTTTAGGCTAGATTCTACCTAATATAAGAGCGTTAAGGATGAAAAAGTTTTTTTTAGGAAGCCAGCAAAAATACAATTAGCTGGGCTTTTAATGAAATAATTTTTGAAACTAGTTCAGAAATGCACTACTAATTATTATTTCTCTTCAAGACCAAAGCATTTTTGGCAAGGTCCATACGAAAGATTTTTATGGAGATATCTTTTGCCCTAGTTTTGTTGGTGAGTGCGCAAGAACATACACTATGGTAAAATAAGTTTATTTTCTTAACATAGCCATCCTTTAAGAAGTTTAGTGAATTACATCTAAATAGGTATAACTATTGGTGGCAAATTGTTTAATTGGGTTTATTTTTTGGGGTCAAATAGCTTCATATGTGCTTTTAATGATAGCTTTTCCATAACTCCGCTCCAGTCTTCTGATCGAAAAATGTGCCTGTGCCATGCGTTGAAAATGGTGTATGAAAGCTAGGTTAATAGCTCCGCCACCCGCAGCACCAATAATTGGAACGGCTTGGGCAACAAATTTTTCCGAAACCTGAATACTAAAGCGAGAAGCAATAACCCCTAAAGCTTGTAAAAATGGGTTGGCGCTGCCCTGTAGTAGTGAGCCAGCTACTTTTCCTGCTCCTTTTGTGGCAGCTTTGACACTGGTATCTAAAGTTATTTTTGTGGCATAATAAGCAGTTTCAAGCGTATCGTCATGTTTTGATTTTCCACCTAAGGCAAATACTTGTAAACAGGCAAGTTGACTGTCTAACTCCTCTAGATTTTCTCCTTCACTTCGTGCGATATCCATGATAGAACGCATCATTAATTTGGTGGTAACCGTTAAATCAGCGGCAAAGGCAGCAATACCAAACACACCACCTAAAATGCCAGATGAAGTTACAAGAGCTTTATAGGTTTTATTTAAAGGAGCGTTCTGCTTTTGTTCTTTATTCATAGAAAATAAATTTGCTTTTACCACACGCAACAATACATCATAACTTACTTTTTGCAACCATTTTTGTTGTTTATCGGGGAGTAAGTCCACTTTTGTTTGTATCAAGTTCCCTATGCTGTTTAAACCCTTCATCGCCCAACCTATAGTTAACATTTGCTGCTTTGCTTTGGTTAAAACTTCCAGATCTTTTGCGGAAAGTTGATTTTCGATTTTTTTTTCGAGCATTTTTGTTTTATTTGTCAATTGTAAGTAGCTAAAGATACAAGTTTGTTACAAGAAAGCGCTAAGCTTTAGGCGCTGCACTGTAGGCTCGGTGTTTGGGACTTAAAAACGTTTAGAATTTCAAAGCAATTACTTACTATTATTAAAAATATCATTCGTTATACTTTGTTTAGTTTTACTTAAAGCCTATAGCTTAAGGCAAAAAGCTTATCGCTTGTAAAAACCCATTTTTCTACTTACTTTAGGCTTGACTAATTACAACTTAAATATATTATGAAATACAACCACTTAAAAATCGCTTCAGTACTGCTTATCTTGTGCTTAACACCATTGACAACAATTTCTCAAAAAAGAAAAAAAGCAAATCAAACCGAGACTGCTATTCCTCAAGAGCTATATTCTAGTTTAGAATACAGATCTATAGGCCCTTTTCGTGGAGGTCGTTCGGCTGCCGTAGCTGGTGTTCCTAATCAACCTAATCTTTTTTACTTTGGAGCTACCGGTGGTGGTGTTTGGAAAACAATGGATGGTGGTCGTGAATGGGAAAATATTTCTGACGGATTTTTTGGAGGTAGCATTGGTGCTGTTGAGATTTCACAGAGTGATCCAAATGTGATTTACGTTGGAGGTGGAGAAAAAACTCTTCGTGGGAATGTATCTTCGGGATACGGCATGTGGAAAACCGAAAATGCAGGAAAAACATGGACAGCAATAGGCTTAGAAAATAGTCGACATATTCCAAGAATTCGAATTCACCCTAAAAATTCGGAAATTGTTTTTGCAGCAGTTTTAGGAGATATTTATAAACCTACGAATGAACGTGGTATTTATAAAAGTATGGATGGTGGAAAAAACTGGCGTAAAACATTATTTGTAAATGATCAAGCTGGAGCGGTAGATTTAACTTTTGATCCTAACAATCCTAGAATTTTATATGCCTCGACGTGGCGCGCGCAACGAACTCCTTACAGTTTAAGCAGCGGTGGCGATGGATCTGCACTTTGGAAAAGTACCGATAGTGGTGAAACTTGGAAAGAAATTTCCAAAAATGAAGGTTTTCCAAGTGATACTTTAGGGATTATTGGTGTTGCCGTTTCTCCAAAAAACTCAGATAGAGTTTGGGCAATTGTAGAAAATAAAGAAAAAGGCGGCTTGTACCGCAGTGATGATGGTGGTGAAAAATGGACCTTAATCAATAGTGATCGCAGTTTACGACAACGAGCTTGGTATTACACTCGTATTTATGCCGATACTGAAAATGAAGATGTGGTCTATGTGTTGAATGTTAATTATCACAAATCAGAGGATGGAGGAAGATCTTTTAAAAGTTTTAATGCTCCTCATGGTGATCACCATGATTTATGGATTTCTCCAGAAAATGGTAATAGAATGATTATTGGTGATGACGGTGGTGCGCAAATAACCTACGATGGGGGTGAAACTTGGAGTACGTATTATAACCAACCAACGGCACAGTTTTATAGAGTAACTACCGATAATTCTTTTCCTTATAGAATTTATGTAGCGCAACAAGATAATTCCACTTTGCGTATAAAACATCGTAGCGACGGGTATAGCATTAGTGAAGACGATTGGGAGGAAACCGCGGGTGGTGAGTCTGCTTGGATTGCAGTTGATCCAAAAGATAATGATGTGGTGTATGGGGGTAGTTATGACGGTTTTTTAACCCGAGTAAATCATAAAACAAATACCACAAGAGGTATAAATGTTTGGCCAGATAACCCAATGGGTGCAGGTGCCGAGGCTATGAAATATAGGTTTCAATGGAATTTCCCTATCATTTTTAGCAAACACAATCCTAAAAAATTATATACGTTTTCAAACCATGTGCATGTCACAGAAAATGAAGGGCAAAGTTGGAAATTACTGAGTGGCGATTTAACCAGAAACGACCCAACAAAATTAGGTTCTAGTGGTGGTCCAATCACTCAAGACAATACGAGTGTAGAATACTATTGTACCATTTTTGCAGCAAATGAAAGCCCATTAAAAGAAGGTTTATTATGGGTAGGTAGTGATGATGGATTAATTCATGTGAGTAGAAATTCAGGAGAAACTTGGGATAATGTAACTCCGCCTAGTATGCCAGAATGGTCAATGGTGAATAGTATTGAACCTTCGGCTTTCGATGAGGGAACTTGTTACGTAGCCGCAACACGCTACAAATTAGGAGATTTTCAGCCTTATTTGTACAAAACAACAGACTATGGAAAAACATGGACTAAAATAACAAATGGTATTGCAAGTGAACATTTCACAAGAGTAGTTCGGGAAGACCCCAAACGCAAAGGCTTATTGTATGCAGGTACAGAAACAGGCATGTATGTTTCTTTTAATGATGGCGCCAACTGGAAACCATTTCAATTAAATTTACCTATTGTACCTATTACTGATTTAGCCGTTAAAGAAAACAATTTAATCGTAGCTACTCAAGGACGTAGCTTGTGGATGATTGATGACTTAACCGTATTACATCAATTAAATGAAGCTGATAAAGATCAGAATGCGATATTATTTCAACCCAAAGACGCATACAGAACCAAAGGGGGAGCTAGAAAACAAGCATCGAAATTAGCCGGGCAAAATCATCCGAACGGCGTGGTTACTCATTTTTATTTAAAAGAATTTAATGAAAAAGATAGTATTGCCTTAACTTATTTTAGTCAAAAAGGAGATACTTTGGCGCATTATGCTACTACAGCTAAAGAAAAAGATAAAAAATTAGACCTTAAAAAAGGTGGTAATACCCATGTTTGGGATACGCGTGGTAAAGGAGCCGAAAAATTAGATGGAATGATTTTGTGGTGGGCAAGTTTAGATGGAGCTAAAGCGGTTCCAGGTGCTTATAAAGTGACCTTGACGGTCAATGGGAATAACATGTCAAAAGATTTCAAAATAATTCCAGATCCAAGAGCTGAGGTTACAGTTGCCGAAATGCAACAACAATTTGATTTTATTAGCGACATTAATGCCACTATTGATAATGCGCATCAATCTATTAAAAAGATTCGAAAAATTAACATGCAATTAGATGCCTTTGCGAAGCAATATGCAGACAATGAAGCTACCAAAGAGTTGGTAAAAAAAGCTAAAAAAATTAAGGAAGAATTTAGTGAGGTTGAAAAAACTCTATACCAAACTAAAAATAGAAGTGGACAAGATCCTTTAAATTTCCCGATTAAGTTAACGAACAAGTTAGGCCATTTAAATAGTTTAGTAGCTATTGATGATTTTCATCCAACCGAACAAGATATCGCGGTAAAAAATGAATTAACGGCTAAAATAAATGAACAATTAAGCACTTTTAATGCCTTGATTTCTAAAGAAATTCTAGAATTTAATTCGGAATTTAACCAGTTGAAATTAAACTATTTATTTGTTGAATAAAATAAAATTAGATGATGAAAATACGATTGATTTTAACCTATTCACTGATTTTAATTGGTTTTCTTCAAGGATGGAGTCAATCTGTTGAAGAATACTTTAAGCCTTTAAAATATCGAAATATTGGTCCTTTTCGCGGAGGTCGTTCTGTTTGTGCTACCGGTGTTCATGGAGATCCATTAACCTATTATATGGGAACCACAGGTGGGGGATTATGGAAAACATCGAACGCAGGAAATCAATGGGAAAATATTTCTGATGGTTTTTTTGAAATGGGTTCAGTGGGGGCCATTGCGGTATCCGAATCTAATTCAAATATTTTGTATTGTGGTATGGGAGAACATGCCCCAAGAGGGGTTATGACTTCTTACGGCGATGGGGTATACAAATCCACAGATGCTGGAAAAACATGGAAAAACATGGGCTTAACATTCACCCAGCATATTTCCAGAATTGTAATTCATCCAAACAATCCAAATATTGTGTATGTAGCTGCTCAAGGAGCCCTACATGGACCAACGAAGGAAAGAGGAATTTATAAATCGATAGACGGCGGAGAAACCTGGAAAAATGTGTTATTCGTTAATGATTTAACGGGTTGTTCAGAACTAAGTATGGATGCTAATTATCCCGAAATTATGTACGCCACGATGTGGGAACATCAAAGAAAACCAAATATGGTTATTAGTGGTGGTAAGGGTAGTGGAGTCTACAAATCAATAGATGGTGGCGATTCTTGGTCTTTAATTCATAAGGGTTTACCTGAGGAAAAGGGAAAAATGGCAATTGCTGCAAGCCCGTCAAACTCTAATAAGGTATACCTGCTTTTAGAAAGTGATACAGAACAAGATAAAGGGGGTTTATTTGTGTCGAATGATGCCGGACTAAGTTGGAATTTGGTCAGCGGCGACAATCGACTTACCCAACGTGCATGGTATTATATTGAATTATTTGTAGATCCAAATAACGAAAATACGATATATGTATTGAGTGCTCCTGCCTTGCGTTCCGAAGATGGCGGAAAAACTTGGGAAACCTTGTCGGGTACACATGGCGATTATCACGATTTATGGATCAATCCTGAAAATTCAAAAAACTTTGTCATCGCAAATGATGGTGGTGCTGCCATAAGTTTTGATTATGGAAAATCATGGTCTCCACAGGATAATATGCCCACAGCCCAGTTTTACCGGATCAATACAGATAATTTGTTTCCGTATAACATTTATGCGGGTCAACAAGATAATTCTTCTGTAAAAATTGCAAGTTTAGCTGTCGGAAGCGGATCAATTTCAGAAAAAAACTGGACTAGCTCAGCAGGAGGGGAAAGTGCGTTTTTAGCCTTTAATCCCGAAGATCCAAGGTATGTTATGGGTGGTAGTTATTTAGGAACGATTGAAGTATTAGACACCCAAACAAACACCTCAGTTCAAGTAATGGCAGCGCCTATTCAATACTTAGGGAGAGATGCCCGTGACATGAAATATTTGTACAATTGGAATGCGCCAATCATAGCCTCCATTCATGAACCTGGTGTTTTTTATCACTGTGCTCAATTCGTATTGAGGACTAAAGATATGGGGTATAGTTGGGAAGAAATTTCACCTGATTTAACTCGAAATATCGACGAAAAACAAGGTAAAGGTGGTGGTCCTTATACCAACGAAGCTGTGGGTGCTGAAAACTACGGTACGATAGCCTATATGATTGAATCGCCTCATGAAAAAGGTGTCTTATGGACAGGCAGTGATGATGGTTTGGTTCATCTTACAAGGGATAATGGGGTAAGCTGGATGAATGTAACTCCTAAAGACTTGGGCGAAAGTCTGGTCAACGCTATTGAAGTTTCACCACACGATAAAGGAACCGCTTATATAGCTACAACAAAATACAAATTTAATGATTATACGCCCGCCATATATAAAACTACAGATTACGGCAAAAGCTGGATAAATATAAGTAAAGGATTACCGTATGGGGCATTTACTAGGGTTATTCGAGAAGACGCGGTCCGTAAAGATTTATTGTATCTGGGTACCGAAAAAGGAATTTATATTTCTTTAGATGGCGGCAAAAAATGGGAATCATTCCAATTAAATATGCCTAAAACGCCCATTTTAGATCTTAAAGTACATCAAAATAACCTTGTCGTGGCTACTTCTGGTAGATCATTTTGGGTTCTTGACGACCTATCTGTTTTGAACCAATACAAAGCCACTAAGGAGACTAAATTGTACCAACCAGCAGCGGCTTTGAACGGTTCTTGGGGAAGCCCATTAAATTCAAATGCTGAGGATTTTGATGGAACTGATGTGTTTGATGGGATTAACCCTGCAAATGGGATGGTTATTTATTATGAATTACCAGCTTTGGCCGACTCCACAAAGCTAAGCTTAGAAATTTTGAATGAAAATGGACAGTTAATTCAAAGCTTTAATACTCAAAAAGATGCAAGCTATAAGGCCTATGAAGGAGCACCACCAAGGCAAAAAGTGTTGCCTAAAAACGAAGGGTTAAACCGATTTGTTTGGGATTTAAGACATCCAACCATTCCGGGAGTACCTGAAGCCTATATCGAAGCGAATTATAGAGGGCACAAAGCTATACCTGGCACTTACACTTTAAAGTTAAGGCTTAATGATAAAGTCGTTTCTACAGAAGGAAAAATAGTACCAATGCCAAATTTTGAAGTCTCAATAGAAAATTATGTAGCATACGACGCCTTCATGAAATCCGCGGCAGCTCATGTGACCCTAATGCACTCAAAAATTAATAGACTTTTCGATGCTCAAACCAAGTTAGAACATATTTTAAAAGAAATAAAAGAGGATTCTTTAAAGAAAGAAGGTCAAAAATTAGTGGAACAACTTAAGGCTTGGGATACAACAATGGTTCAAAGAAAATCAAAGGCTTATGATGATGTCGAGAATTTCCCTAATAAATTTACAGCAGAATACCTGTTTTTAATGAATCAAACAGCCAATGATTTAGGTACTATAAATAAATCATCTAAAGAGCGAAAAGCGGAACTTGATGCCCAATGGCTAGGCTTAAACAAACAAGCCGATATTCTTTTAGAGGAGCAAATACCAGCTTTTAACGCCAAGCTTTGGAGTTCTGGAATAGGGGCAATTAGATTAAAAGAATAATGGGAGAACAGTATTTATACGTTAAGGCCTTACACCTAATCTTTGTAATTACTTGGTTTGCTGGTTTATTTTATGTTCCTCGTTTGTTTATAAACCATATTGAGGCCTCCGAAAAACCATCACCTGAGAAAGAAATTTTATCGAATACCTTTAAATTAATGACCAAGCGCCTTTGGTATATCATTACCTGGCCATCTGCGATTTTAGCAACACTTTTTGCCCTTTGGTTGCTGGTCTTATTCCCAGCATGGCTGCAACAACCTTGGATGCATGTCAAGTTAGGATTTGTATTTTTGTTGTTTATTTATCATTTAAAAAATCACCAAATGTTCTTGCAATTTCAACGTGATGAAATAAAATATACTTCAAATTTTATGAGGATTTGGAATGAAGGGGCGACGATTATTTTATTCGCGGTAGTGTTTCTAGTGATTTTAAAAACAACGATGAGTTGGGTTTACGGGGTGGTAGGCATTATTGGTTTAGGGGTTTTATTGATGTTAGGTATTAAACTGTATAAAAAAATCAGAGAAAAAAATCCGAATGCTTAGCATTTTTAGGATAAGAATGTCACTCTGGTGCAATTATTGCTATCTTTAAAAATAAGTTTCCTTTAATCAAAATTTCTTGTTCGAAAAAGTTTCTCTTAGATCCCGAATTTTTATAGCGATGATATTACTGGTGTTGGTTGCATCTGTATTAATCGCTGGTGTTACTATTTACCAATACGGAGAACAATCTAAGGATTATCACGAAGATCGCTTAGAACGCAAGGAAGAGCAGATCAAAGAGAATATTAGATACACGCTGCAACGTACAACCTATGTACCAACCACTGAAAATCTGCATTTAATTTTTAAGGATGAAATCTACCAAATTGCGGATGTACTGAATGTCAACTTTAATATTTACGATCTAGACGGAAATTTAATCAAAAGTTCACGACCTAAATTTGAAAATGATTCTGTTTCCTTGTGTCTTGACCCAGAAGTACTCAATCACTTAGAAAATAGTGTAGATGCGCGATATTTGGAGGAAAAATCAGCAGCAGGAAGCAAATTTCAAGCATCCTATACCTACATAACGGACGGTAAGTTTAAACCTATCGGAATCTTAAATTTACCTTATTTTGAAGACAATTCGTTTAATGATAAAGAACTAAAAGAGTTTTTATTGCGCTTAGGCGGGGTTTATTTATTTATGCTTTTTATTGCTATTGGCTTGGCGTATATTATATCAAAATACATTACGCGGTCTCTGCAGACCATTTCTGATAAAATGACCTCCACGTTTTTGACCAAAAGAAATGAGAAAATTCTGATCAAAAACCCTACGGAGGAAATTGGAAAACTGATTGATTCGTACAATGCCATGATTGATGAATTAGAAATTAGCGCTATTAAATTAGCGAAAGGCGAACGGGAACAGGCTTGGCGAGAAATGGCAAAACAGGTGGCCCATGAAATTAAAAATCCGCTAACACCCATGCGCTTAACAGTGCAAAGTTTTGAGCGTAAGTTTGATGTAAACGATCCAGATATAGCTACCAAAGTAGCGGAATATTCTAAAACTTTAATTCAGCAAATAGATACTATGAGTAGTATTGCCGGTGCTTTTTCGAATTTTGCTGAAATGCCGGCACAACAAAATGAAACTTTGAATGTCGTTACAATTGTAAAACTTGCTTTGGATATTTTTAATGAAAACTATATTGATTTTATTGCCAAAGAAGAGAAAATTATTTCAAAATTAGACCGTACCCAATTAATTCGAGTTATTACCAACCTCGTTAAAAATGCGATACAAGCCGTACCTGACGTTGCAGCGCCAAGAATTTTAGTTACTGTAAGTGCTGAAGGCGAATTCACCAAAATTTCTGTGGCAGATAATGGAGTTGGTATAGCGGAAGAGTTTAGAGAAAAAATATTTGAACCAAAGTTCACCACCAAAACAAGTGGTATGGGACTAGGTTTAGGAATGGTAAAGAACATCGTAGAGACATACAACGGATCCATTAGCTATACTTCAAAGCATGGAGTTGGTACTGTATTTACGGTGAGGTTTCCTAGAGTGGTTTAAACCAAATTGCAAGAATCAAGACGATTGTTGAATTAATTGCAATACCAAACATTCATGCTTTCCAAGCGATTTGCAATCATGGTGTTATTGTAAAGCGTACCTCCAAGATGAAAACCATGCTTACTAAAGGTAATATTTAATCCATAGGAAGTGGCTCTCACTAAGGAAAACAGTGTTTTACAACCTAATTCATTACTTTTTTGTTTTATTTCTTGCAGTACATAGTAAGATAAATTTTGTCCTCTGTAATTAGGATGTGTAGCGATATCAACAATCTCCATATTTGATTGTTTCACGTTAATTTGGAGTATGGCAGAAACAATCAACTCACCTTCATTAAAAAGTCCATAGAACTGATGATTTTTCTCCAACAATGTTGTTAAGTAGGCTTCATCATCGATGGGCACATCATACGATGTAAAGACTCTTTGGTGCAATTTAGCGAGTGTTGTAAGGTCTTTTTTACCTAAGGGACGAACTTCATAGCGTGACGGCAGACTCATAAAACCTTCCTCGGCGGTGCTTTTAGCCGCTTGCGCAATAGTCTTAACACTTTCAATAGTTTTTAAGGCGCGCTCGTCGTTGTGAAGCCGCTTCTTATTTAAATAATCGGCTAAAAAATAGCCATTTATTTCTCCATGGTAGAGTCCTGGTATTTTGGCTTCAATTTTATATCCATTAGTTTCAAAAAACGATATGGCAGTTTCAGGTATCTTGCCTAAAATTTTATCGTACTTATTTTGTTGAGCAAGTGCTTTTATTTTAGGAATAAAAGCGTTCAAATTATGTTCAGGACATTCCTTTACATACAAACGATTGTGTGTTTCTCCATGTTGCACAAGACTTCCTTCTAATTCTTCAATGGTATCTAACATAAATAAGATAGGGCTTTTAGTTAGTATTCTCTTATTTGGCCATCGCCAAAAATGTAGTATTTATTCGTTACAAGTTGTTTTAATCCTAAGGGTCCTCTATGGTGTAATTTGTCTGTACTTATGGCTAATTCAGCACCCACACCCATTTGTCCGCCATCCGTAAAGCGTGTTGAAGCATTTTGGTATACTGCGGCGCAATCTACCTGCTCCATAAAGAGTTGTGCTTCTTTAGCATCTTTTGTCATTATTGTTGCCGAATGACCTCCAGAATTATTGTTTATTTTTTCAATAGCCTCCTCTAAAGAATGCACAGCACCAAGGCAACATTTCATGGCTAAAAACTCTTCCTTCCAAATGCTTTCATCTGCTATTAATGGTGCATCTTTTAGCACCTTTTTGATATTTGCATCGACAAGAATGGAAACGTCATTAGCTTTTAACATAGTCGCCAAGTCAAGTATTTTTTCTTGGTAATGATCAATTTTGGTGCTAATTAATACTTTATCTAAGGCATTACAAGCCGATATTTTATCTGTTTTCGCATTCAAAATTACTTTTTTACTTTGCTCCCAATTGGCATGTTCAGAAACGTATAAAAAATTATTGCCTCTGCCGCTAACAAGTACCGCACACGTAGCATGTTCTTTTACAAAAGCAATTAATTTATCGCCTCCTCGCGGCACAATTAAATCAAGCTTTTCGGTCGGATTTTTGAGAAAGGCTTGAGTTTCTTCGCGGTTCAGTGTAAATAATTGAATGTAGTCTGTACTTAGGTTATTTTCTTCGAGCGCTTTATGCCAAAATTCAACCAACATTTTGTTGCTGTATAACGCTTCTTTACCGCCCTTTAATAAAATTTTATTATTGGCTTTAAAGGCAAGCACG
The sequence above is drawn from the Cellulophaga sp. Hel_I_12 genome and encodes:
- the ablB gene encoding putative beta-lysine N-acetyltransferase gives rise to the protein MLDTIEELEGSLVQHGETHNRLYVKECPEHNLNAFIPKIKALAQQNKYDKILGKIPETAISFFETNGYKIEAKIPGLYHGEINGYFLADYLNKKRLHNDERALKTIESVKTIAQAAKSTAEEGFMSLPSRYEVRPLGKKDLTTLAKLHQRVFTSYDVPIDDEAYLTTLLEKNHQFYGLFNEGELIVSAILQINVKQSNMEIVDIATHPNYRGQNLSYYVLQEIKQKSNELGCKTLFSLVRATSYGLNITFSKHGFHLGGTLYNNTMIANRLESMNVWYCN
- a CDS encoding membrane protein codes for the protein MATKKTPFSFQVRAIHRYLGYFLSGIMAVYAISGITLIFRKTELLKKEVITETILPSNLKIDALATALDRKLSLEKVEGDLFYFENGTYNQQTGLAVLKTMEVPFVLDKMQKLHKASTKSPLYYLNIFFGVALLFFVLSAFWMYAPKMPIFKKGIYFALGGAVLTLVLLFV
- a CDS encoding PAS domain-containing sensor histidine kinase, with amino-acid sequence MILLVLVASVLIAGVTIYQYGEQSKDYHEDRLERKEEQIKENIRYTLQRTTYVPTTENLHLIFKDEIYQIADVLNVNFNIYDLDGNLIKSSRPKFENDSVSLCLDPEVLNHLENSVDARYLEEKSAAGSKFQASYTYITDGKFKPIGILNLPYFEDNSFNDKELKEFLLRLGGVYLFMLFIAIGLAYIISKYITRSLQTISDKMTSTFLTKRNEKILIKNPTEEIGKLIDSYNAMIDELEISAIKLAKGEREQAWREMAKQVAHEIKNPLTPMRLTVQSFERKFDVNDPDIATKVAEYSKTLIQQIDTMSSIAGAFSNFAEMPAQQNETLNVVTIVKLALDIFNENYIDFIAKEEKIISKLDRTQLIRVITNLVKNAIQAVPDVAAPRILVTVSAEGEFTKISVADNGVGIAEEFREKIFEPKFTTKTSGMGLGLGMVKNIVETYNGSISYTSKHGVGTVFTVRFPRVV
- a CDS encoding sialidase family protein, which codes for MKYNHLKIASVLLILCLTPLTTISQKRKKANQTETAIPQELYSSLEYRSIGPFRGGRSAAVAGVPNQPNLFYFGATGGGVWKTMDGGREWENISDGFFGGSIGAVEISQSDPNVIYVGGGEKTLRGNVSSGYGMWKTENAGKTWTAIGLENSRHIPRIRIHPKNSEIVFAAVLGDIYKPTNERGIYKSMDGGKNWRKTLFVNDQAGAVDLTFDPNNPRILYASTWRAQRTPYSLSSGGDGSALWKSTDSGETWKEISKNEGFPSDTLGIIGVAVSPKNSDRVWAIVENKEKGGLYRSDDGGEKWTLINSDRSLRQRAWYYTRIYADTENEDVVYVLNVNYHKSEDGGRSFKSFNAPHGDHHDLWISPENGNRMIIGDDGGAQITYDGGETWSTYYNQPTAQFYRVTTDNSFPYRIYVAQQDNSTLRIKHRSDGYSISEDDWEETAGGESAWIAVDPKDNDVVYGGSYDGFLTRVNHKTNTTRGINVWPDNPMGAGAEAMKYRFQWNFPIIFSKHNPKKLYTFSNHVHVTENEGQSWKLLSGDLTRNDPTKLGSSGGPITQDNTSVEYYCTIFAANESPLKEGLLWVGSDDGLIHVSRNSGETWDNVTPPSMPEWSMVNSIEPSAFDEGTCYVAATRYKLGDFQPYLYKTTDYGKTWTKITNGIASEHFTRVVREDPKRKGLLYAGTETGMYVSFNDGANWKPFQLNLPIVPITDLAVKENNLIVATQGRSLWMIDDLTVLHQLNEADKDQNAILFQPKDAYRTKGGARKQASKLAGQNHPNGVVTHFYLKEFNEKDSIALTYFSQKGDTLAHYATTAKEKDKKLDLKKGGNTHVWDTRGKGAEKLDGMILWWASLDGAKAVPGAYKVTLTVNGNNMSKDFKIIPDPRAEVTVAEMQQQFDFISDINATIDNAHQSIKKIRKINMQLDAFAKQYADNEATKELVKKAKKIKEEFSEVEKTLYQTKNRSGQDPLNFPIKLTNKLGHLNSLVAIDDFHPTEQDIAVKNELTAKINEQLSTFNALISKEILEFNSEFNQLKLNYLFVE
- a CDS encoding EcsC family protein gives rise to the protein MTNKTKMLEKKIENQLSAKDLEVLTKAKQQMLTIGWAMKGLNSIGNLIQTKVDLLPDKQQKWLQKVSYDVLLRVVKANLFSMNKEQKQNAPLNKTYKALVTSSGILGGVFGIAAFAADLTVTTKLMMRSIMDIARSEGENLEELDSQLACLQVFALGGKSKHDDTLETAYYATKITLDTSVKAATKGAGKVAGSLLQGSANPFLQALGVIASRFSIQVSEKFVAQAVPIIGAAGGGAINLAFIHHFQRMAQAHFSIRRLERSYGKAIIKSTYEAI
- a CDS encoding CopD family protein — translated: MGEQYLYVKALHLIFVITWFAGLFYVPRLFINHIEASEKPSPEKEILSNTFKLMTKRLWYIITWPSAILATLFALWLLVLFPAWLQQPWMHVKLGFVFLLFIYHLKNHQMFLQFQRDEIKYTSNFMRIWNEGATIILFAVVFLVILKTTMSWVYGVVGIIGLGVLLMLGIKLYKKIREKNPNA
- a CDS encoding glycosyl hydrolase, giving the protein MMKIRLILTYSLILIGFLQGWSQSVEEYFKPLKYRNIGPFRGGRSVCATGVHGDPLTYYMGTTGGGLWKTSNAGNQWENISDGFFEMGSVGAIAVSESNSNILYCGMGEHAPRGVMTSYGDGVYKSTDAGKTWKNMGLTFTQHISRIVIHPNNPNIVYVAAQGALHGPTKERGIYKSIDGGETWKNVLFVNDLTGCSELSMDANYPEIMYATMWEHQRKPNMVISGGKGSGVYKSIDGGDSWSLIHKGLPEEKGKMAIAASPSNSNKVYLLLESDTEQDKGGLFVSNDAGLSWNLVSGDNRLTQRAWYYIELFVDPNNENTIYVLSAPALRSEDGGKTWETLSGTHGDYHDLWINPENSKNFVIANDGGAAISFDYGKSWSPQDNMPTAQFYRINTDNLFPYNIYAGQQDNSSVKIASLAVGSGSISEKNWTSSAGGESAFLAFNPEDPRYVMGGSYLGTIEVLDTQTNTSVQVMAAPIQYLGRDARDMKYLYNWNAPIIASIHEPGVFYHCAQFVLRTKDMGYSWEEISPDLTRNIDEKQGKGGGPYTNEAVGAENYGTIAYMIESPHEKGVLWTGSDDGLVHLTRDNGVSWMNVTPKDLGESLVNAIEVSPHDKGTAYIATTKYKFNDYTPAIYKTTDYGKSWINISKGLPYGAFTRVIREDAVRKDLLYLGTEKGIYISLDGGKKWESFQLNMPKTPILDLKVHQNNLVVATSGRSFWVLDDLSVLNQYKATKETKLYQPAAALNGSWGSPLNSNAEDFDGTDVFDGINPANGMVIYYELPALADSTKLSLEILNENGQLIQSFNTQKDASYKAYEGAPPRQKVLPKNEGLNRFVWDLRHPTIPGVPEAYIEANYRGHKAIPGTYTLKLRLNDKVVSTEGKIVPMPNFEVSIENYVAYDAFMKSAAAHVTLMHSKINRLFDAQTKLEHILKEIKEDSLKKEGQKLVEQLKAWDTTMVQRKSKAYDDVENFPNKFTAEYLFLMNQTANDLGTINKSSKERKAELDAQWLGLNKQADILLEEQIPAFNAKLWSSGIGAIRLKE